The following are encoded in a window of Artemia franciscana chromosome 5, ASM3288406v1, whole genome shotgun sequence genomic DNA:
- the LOC136027210 gene encoding pinin-like, protein MIPTIGTIKAELASAQERLKFVDDSIGRSKRVGYQDSGKNGSFQQHKRIKGEEGEIIASESEKIYTQHSSANESDLRKRLSGKRVVPSFTDLSGKRQKRYSDLSDELPPVIESRRAKYGESDDSGRTSNRNLKNRDLPDVRPRLTSRVIPPQDDRTRDDVVKMQGQNKAVKERNRRIFGALLGTLSKFQKEETSIHKEQENRRAEAEKRIEEKEEKERQMLKLKREELIIEKKIQEFQVIHLQRKMERVRQFEEWMKNTELLKKFVCTRKKPKIYYLPKILTENSKERLKQSIDEVQDEIKDRQNKLEEELLQMDEAFRVKCEYLKKPRISVEDKTMEYYAEPVNDQETNVENTWETTEENLNRGIETLEPPVSPKVGESPHFYENEGEDNVIEKVVTEEVSKKHQEEISGNEKGGRGKHNSDVESPESPNSQNDVISPMSPDYSSILHKKNPSEMIKAD, encoded by the exons gGGTTATCAAGACTCCGGTAAAAATGGATCATTTCAACAGCACAAGCGAATAAAGGGAGAAGAAGGTGAAATAATTGCCTCAGAAAGTGAGAAAATTTATACTCAACATAGCTCTGCAAATGAATCAGACCTCCGTAAAAGGCTAAGTGGAAAGCGAGTTGTGCCATCTTTTACTGATCTTTCtggtaaaagacaaaaaagatacAGTGATTTGTCTGATGAATTACCCCCTGTAATAGAGTCCAG acgcGCCAAGTATGGAGAATCTGATGACAGTGGTAGGACATCTAACAGAAACCTGAAAAATAGAGACCTTCCTGACGTGCGT ccTCGATTGACGTCTCGTGTCATTCCACCTCAAGATGATAGAACTCGTGATGATGTTGTAAAGATGCAAGGACAGAATAAAGCCGTGAAAGAAAG aAATCGAAGAATATTTGGTGCATTGCTTGGAAccctttcaaaatttcaaaaggaaGAAACTTCGATCCATAAAGAACAA gAGAATAGGAGGGCTGAGGCTGAGAAAAGAatagaagaaaaggaagaaaaagaaaggcagatgcttaaattaaaaagagaagAGCTCATTATtgaaaagaagatacaagaattTCAGGTTATCCATCTACAGAGAAAGATGGAAAGAGTTCGTCAG tttgaagAATGGATGAAGAACACTGAATTGTTGAAGAAGTTTGTTTGTACGAggaaaaagccaaaaatttattatttgccCAAGATTTTAACCGAAAATTCTAAAGAGAGGCTAAAGCAGTCAATTGACGAAGTTCAAG acgaaATAAAAGATCGTCAAAATAAACTTGAAGAAGAGCTCCTTCAGATGGATGAAGCATTCCGAGTCAAATGTGAATATCTTAAAAAGCCCAGAATTTCAGTGGAAGATAAAACAATGGAGTACTATGCTGAACCTGTCAATGACCAAGAAACTAATGTAGAAAACACTTGGGAAACAACAGAAGAAAATTTGAATCGTGGAATAGAAACACTTGAACCTCCGGTCTCGCCAAAAGTGGGAG AATCGCCACATTTTTATGAAAACGAAGGAGAAGATAACGTTATCGAGAAAGTGGTCACTGAGGAAGTAAGTAAGAAGCATCAAGAAGAGATTTCTGGAAATGAAAAGGGGGGAAGAGGCAAACATAATAGTGACGTTGAATCCCCAGAATCTCCCAACAGTCAAAATGATGTGATTTCACCAATGTCGCCTGACTACAGTtctattttacataaaaaaaatccaagtgaAATGATAAAAGCTGATTGA